AATTTATACTTTTCACTAGTTCTATCATATATTTCTAAAATATATCCTTTTCTAATTAAATCAATTATAGTAACAAAAAAATCTTTACTTGTTATTTTTTTATATTTTAATATGCTAATCATAATTGCAGGAGTATAATCGTTTGGTAATTTTAAGTTGTAATTTCTAGGTAAATTTCCCTTTTGAAAAATCAAGATATTTGAAAATAAAATAATTATGTAAACCATATCTATAATTAATACACAAATAGATGCTATATTAATTTTTTTAATTCTACCTATTTTATTTTTATATTTTGTTTCAATACTAATTTCTTCATTTACTAGCTGTTCATATGATGTTAACTCAGTATTATTTTGGATGTTATAATCAGGTATATCCTTTTCTAATAGTATTTCTAACTTCAGCTCTATATTTTGTGGAAAATCATCTATACTATAACTAACTTTATTTTTTTCTACTTTTACATTTTTATATAAATATCCATGTTGGAAAGCTTTAATATTTTCGTATGTTTTGCTCTCTGGAAAACATATAGATATATTCAACTTTTTTATAGTTTTTTCATTATCGATATTGAAAATTTTAAATTTAAACTCATCAACACCATTATGTTTTATAATAAAATCTTCTAAATCATATTCTATTTTATATATTTTAGTTTCAATATTGGATTTATCGTAAACTCTAAAATCCAAGTTATTATTATGATCGAACAACTCTAATTGTAATTGATTTTTATTAGGATATATTTCATATGCTCTTAAATTATCTAATTTAGAATTATTGTCTAGATATAAACTTTTGGTTACTCCATTTGATTGAGAATGAAATTTATATGTTATTTTTTCTATAATATGAGCATCGCCTTTATCATCTACATTTATGTGCATTCTTAAATTTTCAATAGAATAATCTTCTTGTGAAAATACAGGTTTTATTAAAAAAATAAATATTATCAATGATATTAAATTGACTCTTTTTTTTATTTTAATCACCTCTAATATATATTATAAACCATATTTAACCTCTATTTTTAATAAAATTAAAAAGACTTAAAATCTTTTTAGATTTTAAGTCTTTTGGCTTATATGATAATTGGAATTTATCTATGTTTTTTCATTGATTCTTTAATACCATTTTTAATTAAATAAAATTTTTTTATTAGACAACAATCAGGTTCTTTATATTCATGCATATATGAATCTAATAAATTTTTTATTTCATTAAAATTTTTTTCATCATAAGAATATACATGGTCCAACTTATTA
The window above is part of the Tepidibacter aestuarii genome. Proteins encoded here:
- a CDS encoding DUF2207 domain-containing protein; the encoded protein is MIKIKKRVNLISLIIFIFLIKPVFSQEDYSIENLRMHINVDDKGDAHIIEKITYKFHSQSNGVTKSLYLDNNSKLDNLRAYEIYPNKNQLQLELFDHNNNLDFRVYDKSNIETKIYKIEYDLEDFIIKHNGVDEFKFKIFNIDNEKTIKKLNISICFPESKTYENIKAFQHGYLYKNVKVEKNKVSYSIDDFPQNIELKLEILLEKDIPDYNIQNNTELTSYEQLVNEEISIETKYKNKIGRIKKINIASICVLIIDMVYIIILFSNILIFQKGNLPRNYNLKLPNDYTPAIMISILKYKKITSKDFFVTIIDLIRKGYILEIYDRTSEKYKLQLTNKDTTELKKHEKYLLNWLFGFIGNNKIICFEDIKKHNQDEKKFLEFKRFYNTWRRKVYKECADYGYLKTNKHMKFLLYLYSCIKISLGVLFIYKYYPYLYIVSIALIISGFINNIYLFKSKLTRLGYKERKKWINFKKFIINFKNPKVLNSDNIKTWEAYIVYSISMGIQKELLYKLRNNKEIRRLMYLNKANDNTFIQLINTAFRVNELDSVFIVKKNNK